One region of Vicia villosa cultivar HV-30 ecotype Madison, WI unplaced genomic scaffold, Vvil1.0 ctg.003798F_1_1, whole genome shotgun sequence genomic DNA includes:
- the LOC131641518 gene encoding probable leucine-rich repeat receptor-like protein kinase At5g49770 isoform X2 yields MEHQHKLFPLLVLLLFQVPIVASQTDSGDFTALSSLIQSWKNKPVNWVGSDPCGGDWDGIRCANSRITELKLPGLNLEGQLSSAIQPLSELDTLDLSYNAGMTGTIPKEIGNLKNLKSLALVNCGFSGPIPDSIGSLQKLAFLRFDKNRLSGRVPSSLSQLEKLSKIYLSHNELTGSLPDFTGMTSLTYVDLSDNNFNSSDIPSWVYASSLPDLTTVILKDNQLSGTLNLSTGYRRSLQLIDLQNNGITELKLGNQKLNFDLRLAQNKICLENGVSNEVYCKAPPQVIP; encoded by the exons ATGGAACATCAACATAAACTGTTTCCACTTCTGGTGTTACTTCTGTTCCAAGTTCCGATTGTTGCATCACAGACAGATAGTGGAGATT TTACGGCTCTTTCGTCTCTTATACAATCATGGAAAAACAAACCGGTAAATTGGGTGGGTTCTGATCCTTGTGGAGGTGATTGGGATGGAATTCGTTGCGCCAATTCAAGAATCACCGAACT gaaACTACCAGGCTTGAATTTGGAGGGTCAactttcttcagcaattcagcCCTTATCTGAACTTGATACACT TGATCTTTCGTACAACGCAGGCATGACAGGAACAATTCCGAAAGAAATCGGGAATTTGAAAAACCTCAAATCTTT GGCGTTGGTTAACTGCGGTTTCTCGGGGCCTATTCCAGACTCAATAGGATCTTTACAGAAGCTGGCCTTTTT GCGCTTTGACAAGAATCGATTAAGCGGTAGAGTGCCTTCCAGCTTAAGCCAACTCGAAAAACTTAGCAAGAt CTATTTATCTCACAATGAACTGACTGGCTCTCTGCCGGATTTTACCGGAATGACTAGTCTCACCTACGT GGATCTGAGTGACAATAATTTCAATTCTTCTGATATTCCTTCATGGGTTTATGCTTCTAGTCTTCCCGATCTGACGACAGT AATACTCAAGGACAACCAGCTGAGTGGCACATTAAATCTCAGCACTGGCTATAGAAGAAGTCTGCAACTCATTGATTTGCAAAACAATGGTATTACCGAACTCAAGTTGGGAAACCAGAAATTGAATTTCGACTTGAG ACTGGCTCAAAACAAGATTTGTCTTGAAAATGGAGTTTCTAATGAGGTTTACTGCAAAGCTCCTCCTCAAGTCATTCCTTAA
- the LOC131641518 gene encoding probable leucine-rich repeat receptor-like protein kinase At5g49770 isoform X1, whose protein sequence is MEHQHKLFPLLVLLLFQVPIVASQTDSGDFTALSSLIQSWKNKPVNWVGSDPCGGDWDGIRCANSRITELKLPGLNLEGQLSSAIQPLSELDTLDLSYNAGMTGTIPKEIGNLKNLKSLALVNCGFSGPIPDSIGSLQKLAFLRFDKNRLSGRVPSSLSQLEKLSKIYLSHNELTGSLPDFTGMTSLTYVDLSDNNFNSSDIPSWVYASSLPDLTTVRILKDNQLSGTLNLSTGYRRSLQLIDLQNNGITELKLGNQKLNFDLRLAQNKICLENGVSNEVYCKAPPQVIP, encoded by the exons ATGGAACATCAACATAAACTGTTTCCACTTCTGGTGTTACTTCTGTTCCAAGTTCCGATTGTTGCATCACAGACAGATAGTGGAGATT TTACGGCTCTTTCGTCTCTTATACAATCATGGAAAAACAAACCGGTAAATTGGGTGGGTTCTGATCCTTGTGGAGGTGATTGGGATGGAATTCGTTGCGCCAATTCAAGAATCACCGAACT gaaACTACCAGGCTTGAATTTGGAGGGTCAactttcttcagcaattcagcCCTTATCTGAACTTGATACACT TGATCTTTCGTACAACGCAGGCATGACAGGAACAATTCCGAAAGAAATCGGGAATTTGAAAAACCTCAAATCTTT GGCGTTGGTTAACTGCGGTTTCTCGGGGCCTATTCCAGACTCAATAGGATCTTTACAGAAGCTGGCCTTTTT GCGCTTTGACAAGAATCGATTAAGCGGTAGAGTGCCTTCCAGCTTAAGCCAACTCGAAAAACTTAGCAAGAt CTATTTATCTCACAATGAACTGACTGGCTCTCTGCCGGATTTTACCGGAATGACTAGTCTCACCTACGT GGATCTGAGTGACAATAATTTCAATTCTTCTGATATTCCTTCATGGGTTTATGCTTCTAGTCTTCCCGATCTGACGACAGT CAGAATACTCAAGGACAACCAGCTGAGTGGCACATTAAATCTCAGCACTGGCTATAGAAGAAGTCTGCAACTCATTGATTTGCAAAACAATGGTATTACCGAACTCAAGTTGGGAAACCAGAAATTGAATTTCGACTTGAG ACTGGCTCAAAACAAGATTTGTCTTGAAAATGGAGTTTCTAATGAGGTTTACTGCAAAGCTCCTCCTCAAGTCATTCCTTAA
- the LOC131641522 gene encoding uncharacterized protein LOC131641522 gives MAQMLSFMKDIKDEQERAREARNRYEETPNDGNPLLGYVRGFDPHKSNTHSSKRVTKTHEEGEASHEGFIPATQKEGAPRTVRIPANNPPKDEDYVDLQYGEVDEPNQESQHKQTQADSEESARNSGQIKALEERLKAVEGYDVFDLVELRPMPPPIPEKTMPNFKANERCEFHANSPGHTLEKCWAFRHKVQDLIESGAIAFDKPNVKTNPMPRHDGTVNAIEVVTEQEFVQQQSSPIDALKRYLLAKGFVLEHNEAFKTTLQRLVNQGVVQFKEYPEEEYVAMLDRNEPLMIPRQGARKTLIIPCAKAPLLIPTQVHTRIIPVRDPYPVDKMKAVPWEYESNANTDVTNIVGPGGMTRSGRIFNTAKSKENSAQANDQATVAPTEKSTPIDKETTNKDAEEFLALIKKSDYKVVDQLHQTPSRISLLSLLIHSEKHRDTLMKILSAAHVTKDITMNQFDGMVANLTAGACLSFSEHELPSQGKEHNKALHISIQCGKAHLSRVLIDTGSSLNVMPKATLDKIDLEGLVIRPSRLVVKAFDGSQSPVFGEVDLPVVIGPHTFCINFQVMEIEPAYTCLLGRPWIHAAGAVTSTLHQKVKFVDGNSIVTVSGEEDIFVSNLDSYRYIEAGEKALETSFQALEIATAVTLPIEKTRRAALTGRIARWQMLLSEYDIQYVTQKEIKGSVLAEHLAHQPIEEYQSMKFDFPDEDIMLVRDYEIPGPDEGPEPGLNMKHAYWV, from the exons ATGGCTCAAATGTTGAGCTTCATGAAGGACATTAAGGATGAACAGGAAAGAGCTAGGGAAGCTCGGAATCGGTATGAGGAGACGCCAAACGATGGCAATCCActgttaggatatgttcgaggctttGACCCTCATAAGTCAAACACCCATTCATCAAAGAGGGTTACCaaaacccatgaagagggagaagcctCCCATGAAGGATTTATTCCCGCCACTCAGAAAGAGGGGGCGCCTCGCACTGTTCGCATCCCTGCTAACAATCCACCCAAGGATGAGGATTATGTAGATTTACAATATGGGGAAGTGGACGAACCAAATCAGGAGTCCCAACATAAGCAAACCCAAGCTGATTCAGAGGAAAGTGCTAGAaatagtggacaaatcaaggcgctggaagaaaggttGAAGGCAGTAGAAGGAtatgatgtctttgat TTAGTGGAACTCAGGCCTATGCCACCTCCGATTCCCGAAAAGACTATGCCCAATTTCAAAGCTAATgagaggtgtgaatttcacgccaattctccgggGCATACATTGGAAAAGTGTTGGGCCTTTAGGCACAAGGTTCAGGACCTGATAGAGTCAGGAGCAATTgcttttgacaaacctaatgtgaagACAAACCCTATGCCCCGCCATGATGgcacagtcaatgcaatagaggtAGTCACCGAGCAAGAGTTTGTTCAACAACAgagctcccccatagatgcccttaagaggtatctacttgcAAAGGGGTTCGTCCTCGAACATAACGAAGCCTTTAAGACAACCTTGCAAAGACTCGTGAATCAAGGGGTAGTTCAGTTTAAAGAATATCCTGAGGAAGAGTATGTGGCCATGCTGGACAGGAATGAACCGTTGATGATACCAAGGCAAGGGGCAAGGAAGACATTGATCATCCCTTGCGCCAAAGCCCCATTGCTGATACCCACACAAGTACACACTAGGATTATCCCAGTCAGGGATCCATACCCTGTGGACAAAATGAAAGCAGTCCCGTGGGAATATGAGTCTAATGCTAATACCGATGTGACAAACATCGTCGGGCCTGGGGGTATGACTCGTAGCGGTCGCATATTCAATACTGCAAAATCAAAGGAGAACTCAGCACAAGCAAATGATCAAGCTACTGTGGCCCCTACTGAAAAAAGCACACCCATAGACAAGGAGACCACTAACAAAGATGCCGAAGAGTTTTTGGCATTGatcaagaaaagtgattataagGTAGTGGATCAGTTGCACCAAACTCCATCCAGGATATCACTCCTCTCGCTGTTAATTCATTCAGAAAAGCACCGAGACACCTTGATGAAAATCTTGAGTGCTGCCCATGTAACCAAAGACATCACTATGAATCAAtttgatggaatggtggctaatcttaCTGCTGGGGCATGCTTAAGCTTCAGTGAACACGAGTTGCCCTCACAAGGGAAAGAGCATAACAAAGCCctgcatatctccatacaatgtgggAAAGCTCATCTGTCTAGAGTGCTGATCGACACAGGGTCgtcattaaatgtgatgccaaaggccACCTTAGACAAAATAGATTTGGAAGGACTAGTAATAAGACCAAGCCGCCTGGTGGTCAAAGCCTTTGATGGGTCGCAAAGCCCGGTGTTTGGAGAGGTGGACCTCCCTGTGGTAATAGGCCCTCAcactttctgcatcaatttccaagtgatggagattgagcCTGCCTATACATGTTTATTGGGAcgcccttggatccatgctgctggggcagttacctctaCCCTGCATCAAAAGGTGAAATTTGTGGATGGAAACTCTATAGTAACCGTCAGTGGGGAGGAGgacatatttgtcagcaatctagaCTCATACCGATACATTGAGGCTGGGGAAAAAGCATTAGAGACTTCGTTCCAAGCACTAGAGATTGCCACTGCTGTCACACTGCCAATTGAGAAAAcgcgaagggcg gcccTCACAGGAAGAATAGCTAGATGGCAAATGCTGCTGTCAGAATATGATATTCAATACGTCactcaaaaagaaataaaagggagtgtactggcagaacatctagctCATCAGCCCATTGAAGAGTATCAGTCTATGAAATTCGACTTCCCTGATGAGGACATTATGTtggtaagagactatgaaatacctggGCCCGatgaaggacccgagccaggattg aatatgaagcatgcatattgggtctAG